From the Thomasclavelia ramosa DSM 1402 genome, the window TAATAAAGGAGTTTATGTACTAGGGTTTTCTCATCGTGATATCGATGATATGTTGGAAATTCGTTATGCTTTAGAAGGGCTAGCAATCCAATTAGCAATTGAGCGAATTAATGATGAGGAACTTGAAAAGATAAAAGAAGTGTATGATTTAATGGAATTTTATGCTGAAAAAGGTGATCAAGAGAAGTTTAATGAAATTAATATTGCTTTTCATGAGGCTATTTATCGTTGTACCCAATCAAAGTATTTTGAGCAATTATTAACAGATATTAATTATTATATTCATGTAACTTCAAGGCATTCAATTCGTCAACCGGATCGTTTAATTTCAGCAGCACAGGAGCATCGAGAAATTTATGAGGCAATTTTAGCTCGTGATAAGGATTTAGCTAAAGAAAAAATTCAAA encodes:
- a CDS encoding GntR family transcriptional regulator, which produces MTKNLLENTGHGSLGNKIFTVLRDKILNEEYTQGQKLNEVALSKELNISRTPIREALKQLELEGLVKSIPNKGVYVLGFSHRDIDDMLEIRYALEGLAIQLAIERINDEELEKIKEVYDLMEFYAEKGDQEKFNEINIAFHEAIYRCTQSKYFEQLLTDINYYIHVTSRHSIRQPDRLISAAQEHREIYEAILARDKDLAKEKIQNHIRKTQVLVRNYYEKKQQDKA